One window of Toxotes jaculatrix isolate fToxJac2 chromosome 19, fToxJac2.pri, whole genome shotgun sequence genomic DNA carries:
- the LOC121199271 gene encoding sterile alpha motif domain-containing protein 12-like, producing MGLSKRVSSWTVEEVLEWVQEQYPTHTSMFYKAIIKHDISGRALLRLKDHHLELLGVEAEEQQQEILQDLLLLRVQEEINELSDICSDCFSP from the exons ATGGGCCTGTCAAAGCGAGTGTCGTCGTGGACGGTGGAGGAAGTGTTGGAGTGGGTGCAGGAACAGTATCCAACCCACACGAGCATGTTCTATAAAGCCATCATTAAACATGATATTTCAG GCCGTGCATTGCTGAGATTAAAGGATCATCACCTGGAGCTTCTCGGGGTGGAagctgaggagcagcagcaggaaatctTGCaggacctcctcctcctcagagttCAGGAAGAAATCAATGAACTCAGTGACATCTGCTCTG ACTGTTTTTCTCCTTAG